In Aquipuribacter hungaricus, the following proteins share a genomic window:
- a CDS encoding OB-fold nucleic acid binding domain-containing protein — protein AVGRGGAPVVRRGTAGTAGAVAPEPETQLTFDLGDAPDETESTELPDMTSAERVVAELDVLGLDASRHVLDFYQPLLEALGVTRCPDLVGQRSQSELLVAGVKVATQTPPIRSGRRVVFLTLDDATGPVDATFFEDVQGPYAATVFHSWLLLVRGVLRRTGPRGVSLRATGAWELPALWSCWKDGGLEAVHAVLEQVPAGFDDDPARLGAAVTGAAASRASRPVLARPPTGP, from the coding sequence GGCCGTGGGCCGCGGCGGTGCGCCGGTGGTGCGCCGCGGCACGGCCGGCACCGCCGGGGCGGTGGCGCCGGAGCCGGAGACCCAGCTGACCTTCGACCTGGGCGACGCCCCCGACGAGACCGAGAGCACCGAGCTGCCGGACATGACCAGCGCCGAGCGGGTCGTCGCCGAGCTCGACGTGCTCGGCCTCGACGCCTCCCGGCACGTCCTCGACTTCTACCAGCCGCTGCTGGAGGCGCTCGGCGTCACGCGCTGCCCGGACCTGGTCGGGCAGCGCAGCCAGAGCGAGCTGCTCGTCGCCGGGGTCAAGGTCGCCACCCAGACCCCGCCCATCCGCTCCGGGCGCCGGGTCGTGTTCCTCACCCTCGACGACGCGACCGGGCCCGTGGACGCGACGTTCTTCGAGGACGTCCAGGGCCCGTACGCCGCCACGGTGTTCCACTCCTGGCTGCTGCTCGTGCGCGGGGTGCTGCGCCGGACCGGGCCGCGCGGGGTGTCGCTGCGCGCGACCGGGGCGTGGGAGCTGCCGGCGCTGTGGTCCTGCTGGAAGGACGGCGGGCTCGAGGCGGTCCACGCCGTGCTCGAGCAGGTGCCGGCCGGCTTCGACGACGACCCCGCCCGCCTGGGGGCCGCGGTCACCGGCGCCGCCGCGAGCCGGGCGAGCCGTCCGGTGCTCGCCCGGCCGCCGACGGGCCC